The segment TTTCTCGTCCATGGCAAGGGTAATCATCTCTTTCACATCGGGATCTCGGGCGATTTTCTTGAATCGGCGGTAGAAAGCGCTCTTGATAAACCGATAGACATTTTCGATGGAAGTCGGCTCGGGGATGACGCTGAGGATCCCCGTATCGGCGCTCAAGAAAAAATCGAGGTTCGTAAAGGAGGTTCCCGCCCCCAAATCAAGGATGATATAGTCGAAGCTCAATTCATGAATTTGCCGGATCAACCGCATCTTCTGGCTGTGCTTCGGATTGGCGATCTCCAGATAATCCTGGGCGCCGGAGATCAGGGCCAGATTCGGGGTTTCCGTCTGCGTCAGGACGCTTTCGATATTTCTGATTTTTCCCTGGATAAAGTCGGAAAGGGTCGCCGCGGGGGTGACGCCGAGGCAGGTGTGAAGATTGGCGCATCCCAGGTCGGCATCGACGAGAAGCACCCGCTTTCCCATCCTGGTCAGGGCGATCCCTAGGTTCGCGGACAAGAAGCTCTTTCCGGTCCCCCCCTTTCCTCCTCCGACCGCCCAGATTTCCTTTTTGGGGGTTTGGAGACCGCTGAATAAACCGATATTTTCCGTCATGGCCGTCACAGATTCCCGTTCGCTTGCGCCCGATTCGGAGTCAGTAAGTGCAGATCCATGATTCTCGGTAGATTGCCCTTTGACAACAGTTGTTATCATTATATCAAACCGGTTCTGTTTTCAACTAAAATTATGGTATTATTTCTAAAATTCGGAGTCGAGTTGGAGATGATTATTCAAAGAAATAGATTGTTTCGTCTGGGTGTCATGATCATCCTGCTGGTATTCCCCCTCACCCTTCTTGCAGCGGATCTGTTTCAAGAGGACTTTTCCGGGGGTCTCGATAAAGAGGGGCTCCCGAAGGGGTGGGAGCTCAAGCAATGGTTCGGCAACACGCGAAAGATCGAGACGGTCGAAGAAGAGGGGGTCACGGCGCTTCGCCTGGTCAGCGACGGCAACAGCTTCGGCGTCTACCGGGAGAAAGAGCTCAATCCAAAGAAGACCCCTATTCTCTCCTGGCGGTGGAAAGTGACCCGGCTGCCGGAAGGGGCCGATGTCCGGGACAAGAAAAAAGACGACCAAGCCGCCCAGATGTATGTGATGTTCCCCCGATTCCCCAAGATGGTCAATACCCGGCTCGTCGGTTATCTCTGGGAGAGCAGCGCTCCCAAGATGGCCGAAATCACCAGTCGGAAATCGTCGAACACCCGCTACATCGTTCTCCAAAGCGGTCCCGAAAATCTGGGCAAATGGGTGACGGAGACGAGAAATGTCTACGAGGATTATAAAACCCTCTTCGGAGAAGAGCCTCCGGAGATCGGGGGGATCACCATCATGATCGATTCGGACGACACCGACTCTTCCGCCGAAAGTTACTTTACCGATATCCGAATTGGAAAAGAAGAATAACCCCGCCGGAGCAGCCATCCCCTCCCTTTCGCTCGCCAAGGTTCTGTTGATCGTCAATCCGGCGGCCGGATCTCGCTTGAAGAGAAAAAAACTCGGCCGGATCATCGAACATCTCCGCCGGGCGGCCTCCTCTCTCGAGATTATCTACACCACCGCCGTCCGGGACGCCACGCGGCTCGTCAAGGAGAAACGGAAGGATGGATGGACCCTTTTCCTCTGCGCGGGAGGAGACGGCACGATCAACGAGATCGTGAACGGGATGATCGATGAAGACGATCCCGCATCGGATCAAACGCCTTCTCCCCCGCTCGGAATTCTACCGACCGGAACCGGAAACGGCCTGGCGCGCGAGATCGGCCTTCCGCTCGATCCCTGGAAGGCGTACCAGGCCCTTCTGAGCGGAACGGCCAAACCGATTTTTCTCGGTAGAGTGACCCGGCAGGAAAATCCTTCGGGAGCCAAGGCGCATCGTTACTTTGTTCTCCTGGCCGGCGCCGGGTTCGACGGGTATGTCAGCGGGTGGGTCGAGCGGCGCAGCGCCCTGCTTCGAAAAATCCCGAAGCTCTGGGTCTATTTCATCCTCGGTTTTATCGGCCTCTTCGTCTATCGCTATCCGATCCTGCATTTTACAGCCGACGGCGCTTCTTATACCGGCTCGACGGGGGTCGTCGCACGGGCAAGGCTGATCGCGGGTCCGTTCATCTTTTCACCCTTGTCGGATCTCCGGGCCCGTTCGCTCATCCTCTGTCTCGTCAAACCGGCGGGTCCGCTCGGATATTTCGGCATGCTTCTTCCCCTTCTGTTCCGGAGGAAGCCGGGGAAAGAAGTTCAATATGTTGAGGGAAAGGTGATTGAAGCGGCGGGAGAAGGAATCATTCATGCAGACGGGGAAACGATCGGACCCCTTCCGGCGAGGTTTACTCTCTCGGAGAAACCGATTTATCTGGTTTATCCCAAACCTGAATAGAGAGAAGAGAACACCTTCGAGGAAGAACGTCATTAACCTGGAGGATCGATCTGATCGATCGTCGCAACGGAAGCCCCCCTCTTTTTCATCTCTTCGACCGCTTTTTCGCTGTCGCCGGGCTGGACCTCCACGCCGCGCGAGGCGTCTTCCAAAAGGACCGTCTCGAACCCCGCATTGAGCGCATCCAGGACGGTGTTCTTCACGCAATAATCGGTGGCGAGGCCTCCGACGAAGAGCCGTTCGATCCGCTGCCGCTTGAGCCGTTCCGTCAG is part of the Candidatus Manganitrophus noduliformans genome and harbors:
- a CDS encoding AAA family ATPase, producing the protein MTENIGLFSGLQTPKKEIWAVGGGKGGTGKSFLSANLGIALTRMGKRVLLVDADLGCANLHTCLGVTPAATLSDFIQGKIRNIESVLTQTETPNLALISGAQDYLEIANPKHSQKMRLIRQIHELSFDYIILDLGAGTSFTNLDFFLSADTGILSVIPEPTSIENVYRFIKSAFYRRFKKIARDPDVKEMITLAMDEKNQRGIRTPHDLIDQVASMNEKAGQKLKEAVYTFAPKIVVNQVRSKDDMTLGFSMRSSCGKYFGIKVDYAGYIEYDDHVWQATKKKRPLLLEFPYSSAARCLERTVSNLIKNEELKLNSIVNQ
- a CDS encoding DUF3047 domain-containing protein; translated protein: MFRLGVMIILLVFPLTLLAADLFQEDFSGGLDKEGLPKGWELKQWFGNTRKIETVEEEGVTALRLVSDGNSFGVYREKELNPKKTPILSWRWKVTRLPEGADVRDKKKDDQAAQMYVMFPRFPKMVNTRLVGYLWESSAPKMAEITSRKSSNTRYIVLQSGPENLGKWVTETRNVYEDYKTLFGEEPPEIGGITIMIDSDDTDSSAESYFTDIRIGKEE
- a CDS encoding diacylglycerol/lipid kinase family protein encodes the protein MEKKNNPAGAAIPSLSLAKVLLIVNPAAGSRLKRKKLGRIIEHLRRAASSLEIIYTTAVRDATRLVKEKRKDGWTLFLCAGGDGTINEIVNGMIDEDDPASDQTPSPPLGILPTGTGNGLAREIGLPLDPWKAYQALLSGTAKPIFLGRVTRQENPSGAKAHRYFVLLAGAGFDGYVSGWVERRSALLRKIPKLWVYFILGFIGLFVYRYPILHFTADGASYTGSTGVVARARLIAGPFIFSPLSDLRARSLILCLVKPAGPLGYFGMLLPLLFRRKPGKEVQYVEGKVIEAAGEGIIHADGETIGPLPARFTLSEKPIYLVYPKPE